A stretch of Dyella sp. BiH032 DNA encodes these proteins:
- a CDS encoding pit accessory protein translates to MFSLQTIFGKGDKFYGLLEQSAEAARESAKALHELVTHTDRAPVMAAFASARAREKALAAQISEELVNTFVTALDREDIEALNSALYKIPKTVEKFAERYEIVAPRVSDVDFAQRAQVLEQATGVVSEMIGELRRGLRIDPVKKLQDRMQTLESEGDRMLLSPYRTLYVEGNDAMRAMLAKDLFELIEKAIDKCRDVGNIVYSIVLKNS, encoded by the coding sequence ATGTTTTCACTGCAGACGATCTTCGGCAAAGGCGACAAGTTCTACGGCTTGCTCGAACAAAGCGCGGAGGCGGCGCGGGAAAGCGCCAAGGCCTTGCACGAACTGGTCACCCATACCGACCGCGCTCCAGTGATGGCCGCTTTCGCTTCCGCGAGGGCGCGCGAGAAGGCGCTGGCCGCCCAGATTAGCGAAGAACTGGTCAATACGTTCGTGACCGCGCTCGACCGCGAGGACATCGAGGCGCTGAACTCGGCGCTGTACAAGATCCCGAAGACGGTGGAGAAGTTCGCCGAACGCTATGAGATCGTCGCCCCTCGCGTGTCCGACGTGGACTTCGCCCAGCGCGCCCAGGTGCTGGAACAGGCGACCGGCGTGGTGTCGGAGATGATCGGCGAGCTGCGCCGCGGCCTGCGCATCGACCCGGTCAAGAAGCTGCAGGACCGCATGCAGACGCTCGAATCCGAAGGCGACCGCATGCTGCTCTCGCCGTACCGCACCCTGTACGTGGAAGGCAACGACGCGATGCGCGCCATGCTGGCCAAGGACCTGTTCGAGCTGATCGAGAAGGCCATCGACAAGTGCCGCGACGTCGGCAACATCGTCTATTCCATCGTCCTCAAGAATTCCTGA
- a CDS encoding inorganic phosphate transporter: MSMVLAVVLIALIFTYINGFHDTANSIATVVATKVLTPGQAVLLAAITNLIGALWGTAVAKTIAAGLIDTNVVAAGSQLLICALGAATVWNLITWWLGLPSSSSHALVGALVGAAIAASGDKFSAIIWSQGGDHWWQGKGVVPKVVVPMVVSPLLGFVMGFLLMGALYALLSWFSNRTGYLRRFGRTPFVNSFFGKAQIVSASAMGLAHGMNDAQKSMGIIALALAGATAAGQFDGLPGWLGFLRIHGSATGGFDVPSWVAVVCALTMAAGTAGGGWRIIKTLGHKMVKLHPINGFAAEGSSAAVILTASALGVPVSTTHNVSASIMGVGAAKRWNAIRWSVVERMVWAWILTLPITALLAYGGVRLAQWLF, from the coding sequence ATGAGCATGGTTCTCGCGGTGGTGCTGATCGCACTGATCTTCACCTACATCAACGGTTTCCACGACACCGCCAACTCCATCGCCACCGTCGTGGCGACGAAGGTACTCACGCCCGGCCAGGCGGTGCTGCTGGCCGCCATCACCAACCTCATCGGTGCCCTGTGGGGCACGGCGGTGGCCAAGACCATCGCCGCGGGCCTGATCGACACCAACGTGGTGGCGGCAGGTTCGCAGCTGCTGATCTGCGCGTTGGGCGCGGCCACGGTGTGGAATCTCATCACCTGGTGGCTGGGGTTGCCTTCCAGCTCCAGCCATGCGCTGGTGGGGGCGCTGGTCGGCGCGGCGATCGCCGCGTCCGGCGACAAGTTCAGCGCGATCATCTGGTCCCAGGGCGGCGACCACTGGTGGCAGGGCAAGGGCGTGGTTCCCAAGGTCGTAGTGCCGATGGTGGTGTCGCCGCTGCTCGGCTTCGTGATGGGCTTCTTGCTGATGGGGGCGCTTTACGCGCTGCTGAGCTGGTTCTCCAACCGTACGGGTTATCTGCGCCGCTTCGGCCGGACTCCGTTCGTCAACAGCTTCTTCGGCAAGGCGCAGATCGTCTCGGCCAGCGCCATGGGCCTGGCCCACGGCATGAACGACGCCCAGAAGAGCATGGGCATCATCGCGCTGGCGCTGGCCGGCGCGACGGCGGCGGGCCAGTTCGACGGGCTGCCGGGCTGGCTGGGTTTCCTGCGCATCCATGGCTCGGCCACGGGCGGCTTCGACGTGCCTTCGTGGGTGGCGGTGGTGTGTGCGCTGACCATGGCCGCGGGCACGGCCGGCGGCGGCTGGCGCATCATCAAGACGCTGGGCCACAAGATGGTGAAGCTGCACCCGATCAACGGTTTCGCCGCCGAAGGTAGTTCGGCCGCGGTGATCCTCACCGCGTCGGCGCTGGGTGTGCCGGTCTCCACCACGCACAACGTGTCAGCCTCGATCATGGGTGTCGGAGCCGCCAAGCGCTGGAACGCGATCCGCTGGTCGGTGGTGGAGCGCATGGTGTGGGCCTGGATTCTCACGCTGCCCATCACGGCCCTGCTGGCTTATGGCGGCGTGCGCCTGGCGCAGTGGCTGTTCTGA
- a CDS encoding MGMT family protein, whose amino-acid sequence MNEAHARIFAAIAAIPPGRVASYGAIAARAGLPGRARLVGKVLGEVPDGMRLPWFRVLRSSGQIAFPPGSRGFREQSRLLRAEGVEVRNGKVPLSRFGLDADLDRSLWGMPGD is encoded by the coding sequence ATGAACGAAGCCCACGCCCGCATCTTCGCCGCCATTGCGGCCATTCCCCCCGGACGCGTCGCCAGCTACGGCGCGATCGCGGCGCGGGCCGGTTTGCCGGGGCGGGCGCGACTGGTGGGAAAGGTACTCGGCGAAGTGCCGGACGGTATGCGACTTCCGTGGTTCCGCGTGCTGCGCTCCAGCGGCCAGATCGCCTTTCCGCCGGGCAGCCGCGGGTTCCGCGAGCAATCCCGCCTGCTGCGCGCGGAGGGTGTCGAGGTAAGGAACGGCAAGGTGCCGCTGTCGCGCTTCGGTCTGGATGCGGACTTGGATCGCTCGCTGTGGGGTATGCCTGGCGACTAA
- the recQ gene encoding DNA helicase RecQ, producing the protein MSSSPLDILHSVFGYTHFRGQQQAIVEQVAEGGDALVLMPTGGGKSLCFQIPALLRQGIGIVVSPLIALMQDQVDALREAGVAAAYLNSSLGAEDQREVERQLLAGELNLLYVAPERLLTPRFLSLLERTEVALFAIDEAHCVSQWGHDFRPEYRELVILHQRFPHVPRIALTATADPRTREEIVERLALQDARQFVSSFDRPNIRYRVGLRHNARRQLMDFLEGHRGEAGIVYCLSRKKVDDTAAWLAEAGIVALPYHAGLNAATRAANQQRFLREDGVVMVATVAFGMGIDKPDVRFVAHLDLPRSMEGYYQETGRAGRDGLPAEAWMIYGLSDVVTMSQMIAQSESADDRKRIERQKLEALLAYAEATDCRRERLLAAFGETYRGPCKNCDNCAEPPKTWDATVPAQKALSAVYRSGQRFGAGHVIDILRGSDSNRVSELGHDRLSTYGIGADMDEKQWRSVFRQLLAAGLLEAEGDFGTLRLTRASREVLVGGRQVRLREDVRPERRSRRRRDSQLVTGGSLGIEAYEQPMWDALRALRAKLAKQHGVPAYVIFHDATLLAMLRELPANEEEMASISGVGEAKLKRYGHDFLAVINAKD; encoded by the coding sequence ATGTCTTCCTCGCCTCTCGACATCCTCCACAGCGTCTTCGGCTATACCCATTTCCGCGGCCAGCAGCAGGCCATCGTCGAGCAGGTGGCCGAAGGCGGCGACGCCCTGGTGCTGATGCCTACCGGCGGGGGCAAGTCGTTGTGTTTCCAGATTCCCGCGCTGCTGCGGCAGGGCATAGGCATTGTGGTGTCGCCGCTGATCGCCCTGATGCAGGATCAGGTCGACGCGCTGCGCGAAGCCGGCGTCGCCGCCGCCTATCTCAATTCGAGCCTGGGCGCGGAGGATCAGCGCGAGGTCGAGCGGCAATTGCTTGCCGGTGAGCTCAACCTGCTCTACGTGGCGCCGGAGCGCCTGCTGACGCCGCGTTTCCTGAGCCTGCTCGAACGCACCGAGGTGGCGCTGTTCGCCATCGACGAAGCGCATTGCGTATCGCAGTGGGGGCACGATTTCCGGCCGGAATACCGCGAACTGGTGATCTTGCATCAGCGCTTTCCGCACGTGCCGCGCATCGCGCTCACCGCCACCGCCGACCCGCGCACGCGCGAGGAGATCGTGGAGCGCCTGGCGCTGCAGGATGCGCGGCAGTTCGTATCGAGCTTCGACCGGCCCAACATCCGTTACCGCGTGGGCCTGCGCCACAACGCGCGGCGTCAGCTGATGGATTTTCTCGAAGGCCATCGCGGCGAGGCGGGCATCGTGTACTGCCTGAGCCGCAAGAAGGTGGACGACACCGCGGCCTGGCTGGCGGAGGCCGGCATCGTGGCCCTGCCGTACCACGCAGGGTTGAACGCCGCCACGCGCGCGGCCAATCAGCAACGTTTCCTGCGCGAGGATGGCGTGGTGATGGTGGCGACGGTGGCTTTCGGCATGGGCATCGACAAGCCGGACGTGCGCTTCGTGGCCCACCTGGATCTGCCGCGCAGCATGGAGGGCTACTACCAGGAAACCGGTCGCGCCGGCCGCGACGGCCTGCCTGCGGAGGCGTGGATGATCTACGGCCTCTCCGACGTAGTCACGATGAGCCAGATGATCGCCCAGTCCGAATCGGCGGATGATCGCAAGCGCATCGAGCGGCAGAAGCTCGAGGCGCTGCTCGCCTACGCCGAGGCCACGGACTGCCGGCGCGAGCGCTTGCTTGCTGCGTTCGGCGAAACCTATCGCGGCCCGTGCAAGAACTGCGACAACTGCGCGGAACCCCCAAAGACCTGGGATGCCACCGTGCCCGCGCAGAAGGCCTTGTCCGCGGTGTACCGCAGCGGGCAGCGCTTCGGCGCCGGCCACGTCATCGATATCCTGCGCGGCAGCGACAGCAACCGCGTGAGCGAACTGGGACACGATCGCCTCAGCACCTACGGCATCGGCGCGGACATGGACGAGAAGCAATGGCGCTCGGTGTTCCGCCAGCTGCTGGCGGCCGGCCTGCTCGAGGCGGAAGGGGACTTCGGCACCCTGCGCCTGACCCGGGCAAGCCGAGAGGTGCTGGTCGGCGGTCGCCAGGTGCGCCTGCGCGAGGACGTGCGGCCCGAGCGCCGGTCGAGGCGGCGGCGCGACAGCCAGCTCGTCACCGGTGGCAGCCTGGGCATCGAAGCCTACGAACAGCCGATGTGGGACGCCCTGCGCGCGCTCCGCGCCAAGCTGGCCAAGCAGCACGGGGTGCCCGCCTACGTGATCTTCCACGACGCGACCTTGCTGGCCATGCTGCGCGAGCTGCCGGCGAACGAGGAAGAGATGGCCTCGATCAGCGGCGTGGGCGAGGCGAAGCTCAAGCGCTATGGCCACGATTTCCTCGCGGTGATCAACGCCAAGGACTGA
- the ybaL gene encoding YbaL family putative K(+) efflux transporter, whose amino-acid sequence MHDAPLIGTIVGGIVLAFFFAALAHRLKLPPLAGYLLAGVVCGPFTPGFVADGHLAHQLAEIGVVLLMFGVGLHFSLKDLLSVKAIAIPGALGQMAVATMLGMLLGWMLGWPVAQSFVFGLALSVASTVVLLRAMEERRLMDTERGRIAVGWLIVEDLAMVLALVLLPAIGASLGAGQAMSFGEIAATVGITVGKVVAFVAVMLIVGRRLIPWVLKVIAQTGSRELFRLAVLAIALGVAFGAAGLFGVSFELGAFFAGMMMGESKLSHDAAEETLPLRDAFAVLFFVSIGMLFNYHVLFAEPLVVLAALAIIVVGKSLAALGIVLAFRKPLSTALTIAVSLSQIGEFSFILIGVGVAQNLVTKDAQDVLLAAAILSILLNPLLFKLLDRAKARLDASTSQGEAPAGAVEAAPLHSTALSGHVVIAGYGRLGQLLGEAAHAAGHPLLVLEEEKDHVAVLQQQGIETIVGNASSDEVLEAANLPQAKALLVTLPQAFESGEVIRAARQLNAKLRIIARADSEACRDHLQAQGADLVVLGERELARAMTEGLAPA is encoded by the coding sequence ATGCATGACGCCCCTCTCATTGGCACGATCGTTGGCGGGATCGTGCTCGCCTTCTTCTTTGCGGCCCTTGCGCACCGCCTGAAACTGCCGCCGCTGGCTGGTTATCTGCTTGCCGGCGTGGTCTGCGGACCGTTCACGCCTGGATTCGTCGCGGACGGACATCTCGCGCATCAGCTGGCGGAGATCGGCGTCGTGCTGCTGATGTTCGGTGTGGGGCTGCACTTCTCGCTGAAAGATCTGCTTTCGGTCAAAGCCATCGCCATCCCCGGCGCCCTCGGCCAGATGGCGGTGGCCACCATGCTGGGCATGCTGCTCGGCTGGATGCTGGGCTGGCCGGTGGCGCAGAGTTTCGTGTTCGGCCTGGCCTTGTCGGTCGCCAGCACCGTGGTGCTGCTGCGCGCGATGGAGGAGCGGCGCCTAATGGATACGGAGCGCGGACGCATCGCGGTGGGCTGGCTGATCGTGGAGGACCTGGCGATGGTGCTCGCGCTCGTGCTGCTGCCGGCGATCGGGGCGTCACTGGGTGCGGGGCAGGCTATGTCGTTCGGAGAAATCGCGGCGACTGTCGGCATCACCGTGGGCAAGGTGGTGGCGTTCGTGGCGGTGATGTTGATTGTGGGTCGCCGCCTCATTCCCTGGGTGCTGAAGGTGATCGCGCAGACGGGGTCGCGCGAGCTGTTCCGCCTGGCCGTGCTGGCCATCGCGCTGGGCGTGGCCTTCGGCGCCGCGGGGCTGTTCGGGGTTTCCTTCGAGCTGGGCGCGTTCTTCGCCGGCATGATGATGGGCGAATCCAAGCTGTCGCACGACGCCGCCGAAGAAACGCTGCCGTTGCGCGACGCTTTCGCGGTGCTGTTCTTCGTGTCGATCGGCATGCTGTTCAACTACCACGTGCTGTTTGCCGAGCCCCTGGTGGTGCTGGCCGCGCTGGCGATCATCGTGGTGGGCAAGTCGCTCGCCGCGCTCGGCATCGTGCTGGCGTTCCGCAAACCGTTGAGTACGGCGCTGACCATTGCCGTCAGTCTTTCACAGATCGGCGAGTTCTCCTTCATCCTGATCGGCGTGGGTGTCGCGCAGAACCTCGTTACGAAGGACGCGCAGGATGTACTGCTCGCTGCTGCGATCCTGTCCATTCTGCTCAATCCGTTGCTGTTCAAACTGCTGGATCGTGCGAAGGCCCGGCTGGATGCGAGCACCAGCCAGGGCGAGGCGCCAGCGGGCGCGGTCGAGGCTGCGCCGCTGCATTCGACCGCGCTCAGCGGCCATGTCGTGATTGCCGGCTACGGCCGCCTGGGCCAGCTGCTGGGCGAGGCCGCGCACGCCGCGGGACATCCCCTGCTGGTACTCGAGGAGGAGAAGGATCATGTCGCCGTGCTGCAGCAGCAAGGGATCGAGACCATCGTCGGCAACGCGTCCAGCGACGAGGTGCTCGAGGCAGCCAATCTGCCGCAGGCAAAGGCGCTGCTGGTGACCTTGCCGCAGGCGTTCGAGAGCGGCGAAGTCATCCGCGCGGCACGGCAGCTCAATGCGAAGTTGCGCATCATCGCCCGCGCCGATTCCGAGGCATGCCGCGATCACCTGCAGGCGCAGGGCGCAGATCTGGTCGTATTGGGCGAACGCGAACTGGCGCGTGCGATGACCGAAGGGTTGGCCCCGGCTTGA
- the betA gene encoding choline dehydrogenase — MNAIKAYDYIIIGAGSAGNVLATRLTEDADVTVLLLEAGGPDYRLDFRTQMPAALAFPLQGRRYNWAYLTDPEPHMDNRRMECGRGKGLGGSSLINGMCYIRGNALDYDHWAKRPGLENWTYLDCLPYFRKAESRDIGPNDYHGGDGPVSVTTPKPGNNELFHAMVEAGVQAGYPRTDDLNGYQQEGFGPMDRTVTPQGRRASTARGYLDQARGRPNLTIVTHALTDRILFSGKRAIGVEWLGGGETMQAHARREVLLCGGAIASPQILQRSGVGPADLLRGLDIPLVHHLPGVGQNLQDHLEMYLQYECKKPVSLAPALKLHNQPKIGAEWLFLGTGIGASNQFEAGGFIRSHEEFEWPNLQYHFLPVAINYNGSNPIRTHSFQAHVGSMRSPSRGRIQLRSRDPHQHPSILFNYMSHEQDWREFRAAIRITREIFQQKALAPYRGREISPGAELKTDAQLDAFVRAHAETAYHPSCSNQMGEDDMCVVDGQGRVHGLEGLRVVDASIMPQVITGNLNAPTIMMAEKIADMIRGREPLPRSKASYYVANGAPVRAQERQAAVATA; from the coding sequence ATGAACGCCATCAAGGCCTACGACTACATCATCATCGGCGCCGGCTCGGCCGGTAACGTGCTGGCAACCCGCCTGACCGAGGACGCGGACGTCACCGTGCTGCTGCTGGAAGCCGGCGGCCCCGACTACCGCCTGGATTTCCGCACGCAGATGCCGGCGGCGCTGGCCTTCCCGCTGCAGGGCCGGCGCTACAACTGGGCCTATCTCACCGACCCGGAACCGCATATGGACAACCGGCGGATGGAATGCGGCCGCGGCAAGGGTCTGGGCGGCTCCTCGCTGATCAATGGCATGTGCTACATCCGCGGCAACGCGCTCGACTACGATCACTGGGCCAAGCGCCCGGGCCTGGAAAACTGGACCTATCTCGACTGCCTGCCCTACTTCCGCAAGGCGGAATCGCGCGACATCGGTCCGAACGATTACCACGGCGGCGACGGCCCGGTCAGCGTGACCACGCCCAAGCCAGGCAACAACGAGCTGTTCCACGCCATGGTGGAAGCCGGCGTGCAGGCGGGCTATCCGCGCACCGACGACCTCAACGGTTACCAGCAGGAAGGCTTCGGTCCGATGGACCGCACGGTGACGCCGCAAGGCCGCCGCGCCAGCACGGCGCGCGGCTACCTGGACCAGGCGCGTGGCCGCCCGAACCTCACGATCGTCACGCACGCGCTCACCGATCGCATCCTGTTTTCCGGCAAGCGTGCCATCGGAGTGGAATGGCTGGGCGGCGGCGAAACGATGCAGGCACACGCGCGGCGCGAAGTCCTGTTGTGTGGTGGCGCCATCGCTTCGCCGCAGATCTTGCAGCGCTCCGGCGTCGGCCCGGCCGACCTGCTGCGCGGCCTGGACATTCCCCTCGTGCACCACCTGCCCGGCGTGGGCCAGAACCTGCAGGATCACCTGGAGATGTACCTCCAGTACGAATGCAAGAAGCCCGTCTCGCTCGCCCCGGCATTGAAGCTGCACAACCAGCCGAAGATCGGCGCGGAGTGGCTGTTCCTCGGCACCGGCATCGGCGCCAGCAACCAGTTCGAGGCGGGCGGCTTCATCCGCAGCCATGAAGAATTCGAATGGCCGAACCTGCAGTACCACTTCCTGCCGGTGGCGATCAATTACAACGGCAGCAATCCGATCAGGACGCACAGCTTCCAGGCCCACGTCGGTTCGATGCGCTCGCCGAGCCGTGGCCGCATCCAGCTGCGCTCGAGGGATCCGCACCAGCATCCGAGCATCCTGTTCAACTACATGTCGCACGAGCAGGATTGGCGGGAGTTCCGCGCCGCCATCCGCATCACCCGCGAAATCTTCCAGCAGAAGGCCCTGGCGCCGTACCGCGGCCGCGAGATCTCGCCCGGCGCCGAACTGAAGACCGACGCCCAGCTCGACGCCTTCGTGCGCGCTCACGCCGAGACCGCGTACCACCCCTCGTGCTCCAACCAGATGGGCGAGGACGACATGTGCGTGGTGGATGGCCAGGGGCGCGTGCATGGCCTCGAAGGCCTGCGCGTGGTGGATGCGTCGATCATGCCGCAGGTCATCACCGGCAACCTCAACGCGCCGACCATCATGATGGCCGAGAAGATCGCCGACATGATCCGCGGCCGCGAGCCGCTGCCGCGATCCAAGGCTTCCTACTACGTGGCGAATGGCGCGCCGGTGCGCGCCCAGGAACGGCAGGCGGCAGTCGCCACTGCCTGA
- the betB gene encoding betaine-aldehyde dehydrogenase: MSKYGIQKQYIHGALADAGGNETFDTINPANGEVLAQVQRATRADLERAVESAEAGQREWAAMTAMQRSRILRRAVDILRERNDELAWLETEDTGKPYTETSTVDIVTGADVLEYYAGLACAIEGEQVPLRESSFFYTRREPLGVVVGIGAWNYPIQIALWKSAPALAAGNAMIFKPSEVTPLSALKLAEIYTEAGVPAGVFNVLQGAGREVGQWLTEHPRIEKISFTGGVETGKKVMASAAASSLKEVTMELGGKSPLIVFPDADIARAADIAVMANFFSSGQVCTNGTRVFVHQSIKDAFEAAVLERARRIRMGDPTDPSTNFGPLASFPHMEKVLSLIESGKREGARLLIGGSRAQDGAFANGAYVQPTVFTDCNDDMTIVREEIFGPVMSILAWTDEGEVIARANDTFFGLAAGVVTTDLSCAHRVIHQLQAGICWINTWGESSAEMPVGGYKQSGVGRENGISTLAHYTRIKSVQVELGPFASVF, encoded by the coding sequence ATGAGCAAGTACGGAATCCAGAAGCAGTACATCCACGGCGCCCTGGCGGACGCTGGCGGCAACGAGACCTTCGACACCATCAATCCGGCCAACGGCGAAGTGCTGGCCCAGGTGCAGCGCGCCACCCGCGCGGACCTGGAGCGCGCCGTGGAAAGCGCCGAGGCGGGACAGCGGGAATGGGCCGCCATGACTGCCATGCAGCGTTCGCGCATCCTGCGCCGCGCGGTGGACATCCTGCGCGAACGCAACGACGAACTGGCGTGGCTGGAGACCGAGGACACCGGCAAGCCCTACACCGAGACCTCCACCGTGGACATCGTCACCGGCGCCGACGTGCTGGAGTACTACGCCGGCCTGGCCTGCGCCATCGAAGGCGAACAGGTGCCGCTGCGCGAGTCCAGCTTCTTCTACACCCGCCGCGAACCGCTGGGCGTGGTCGTCGGCATTGGCGCCTGGAACTATCCGATCCAGATCGCACTGTGGAAGTCCGCCCCTGCCCTGGCCGCGGGCAACGCGATGATCTTCAAGCCCAGCGAAGTCACCCCGCTGAGCGCCCTGAAGCTGGCGGAGATCTACACCGAAGCTGGCGTGCCCGCGGGTGTCTTCAACGTGTTGCAGGGCGCCGGCCGAGAGGTCGGCCAATGGCTTACCGAGCATCCGCGCATCGAGAAGATCTCCTTCACCGGCGGCGTGGAAACCGGCAAGAAAGTGATGGCGAGCGCGGCGGCCTCCTCTCTGAAGGAAGTAACGATGGAGCTGGGCGGCAAGTCACCGCTGATCGTGTTCCCCGACGCGGACATCGCGCGTGCCGCCGACATCGCCGTGATGGCGAACTTCTTCAGTTCCGGCCAGGTGTGTACCAACGGCACGCGCGTGTTCGTGCATCAGTCCATCAAAGACGCGTTCGAAGCCGCCGTTCTCGAGCGCGCCCGGCGCATCCGCATGGGCGATCCGACGGACCCTTCCACCAACTTCGGCCCGCTCGCCAGCTTCCCGCACATGGAGAAGGTGCTGTCGCTGATCGAAAGCGGCAAGCGCGAAGGCGCCCGGCTGCTGATCGGTGGAAGCCGCGCGCAGGACGGCGCGTTCGCCAATGGCGCCTACGTGCAACCGACCGTATTCACTGACTGCAACGACGACATGACCATCGTCCGCGAGGAAATCTTCGGACCGGTGATGAGCATCCTGGCCTGGACGGACGAAGGCGAGGTAATCGCGCGCGCCAACGACACCTTCTTCGGCCTGGCCGCCGGCGTGGTCACGACCGATCTCTCATGTGCGCACCGGGTCATCCATCAGCTGCAAGCCGGCATCTGCTGGATCAACACCTGGGGCGAGTCGTCCGCAGAAATGCCTGTCGGCGGCTACAAGCAATCCGGCGTAGGGCGCGAGAACGGCATCAGCACACTCGCCCATTACACGCGCATCAAGTCCGTGCAGGTGGAGCTGGGGCCGTTCGCCTCGGTGTTCTGA
- the betI gene encoding transcriptional regulator BetI, translating into MPKLGMQPIRREQLIRATFETIDRIGLADTTMAQVARSAGLSTGIVSHYFGDKDGLINAAMRHILRQLRDAVGARRMEGADDALAQLRAIVDGNFDETQVNGTAMRVWLTFWAASMHQPELRRLQRANDRRLYSNLCHQFRRLLPAARARQAARGLAALIDGLWLRGSLAGGEFDVGQARELAYDYIDQLLSAARTDAASPNGKHA; encoded by the coding sequence ATGCCCAAACTCGGCATGCAACCGATCCGGCGCGAACAACTGATCCGCGCCACCTTCGAGACGATCGACCGCATCGGCCTGGCCGACACCACGATGGCGCAGGTCGCGCGCAGCGCTGGCCTGTCCACAGGCATCGTCAGCCACTACTTCGGCGACAAGGACGGGCTGATCAACGCCGCGATGCGGCACATCCTGCGGCAACTGCGCGACGCGGTCGGCGCCCGCCGCATGGAAGGGGCGGACGATGCCCTCGCCCAGCTACGCGCGATCGTCGATGGCAACTTCGACGAAACGCAGGTCAACGGCACCGCCATGCGCGTCTGGCTGACGTTCTGGGCGGCGAGCATGCACCAGCCGGAATTGCGTCGCTTGCAGCGCGCGAACGATCGCCGCCTCTATTCCAATCTGTGCCACCAGTTCCGCCGCCTGCTGCCCGCGGCACGCGCACGCCAGGCCGCACGCGGCCTCGCCGCCCTGATCGACGGCCTTTGGCTGCGCGGCAGCCTGGCTGGCGGCGAGTTCGACGTGGGTCAGGCTCGCGAGCTCGCCTACGACTACATCGACCAGCTCCTTTCCGCCGCACGCACCGACGCGGCGTCCCCGAATGGAAAACATGCATGA